In Fusobacterium perfoetens ATCC 29250, a genomic segment contains:
- a CDS encoding ABC transporter substrate-binding protein/permease (The N-terminal region of this protein, as described by TIGR01726, is a three transmembrane segment that identifies a subfamily of ABC transporter permease subunits, which specificities that include histidine, arginine, glutamine, glutamate, L-cystine (sic), the opines (in Agrobacterium) octopine and nopaline, etc.) — MNELLKKQILKFLAMLIVFVGFFTNTIAENKKTFEGKHFVMATSANFPPLEYVTLDENGQNKVVGFDVDLATALSEELGFTYEIMNTQFSSLIGGLQSKRVDFIISGMSPTEERKKSVDFTNGYFFPKIAIISLKGDKEYSTLKSLEGKKIATTFGTNYEKIAQGVKGAELVSLENSVVAVQEVLSGRVEGAIVDGRHAVEFVKEQPKLTYHILSEKESPASNSSFAIACQKDSPLTEEFNKALVTLKENGKLSEIAKKWLGEEGESFITNLKAKPLSGKHLIMAVNATFPPFESVELNEDGKEEIIGFDMDIAKLLSEKLGFTYEVNNMEFSGLVGALQSKRADFVLSGISPTEERKENIDFTKDYFYPKTAIICLKDKNLYSLKKLEGKKIATTFGTNYANIAERVKDGKVTLLNSSPLVMQELLNERVDAAIIDASQASEFMKKYNNLEFHVLPESEVKSTDSYAIGCQKGSELVEIFNKALTELEESGEIEKLVVKWMGEEFTKVNESSKIDEVSDNNEIKDEGLKLHFGRVLEYKKLFVNGLVISLKFTLLSAVAGIVLGTILALVKVSKIKPLQIFANIYTSVFRGTPLLVQLFLVYFATPQLIGYKIPTLNAAVITFGLNSAAYVSEILRGGIQSIDRGQYEAAMALGVPYYKMMKDIVIPQAVKVVLPGLVNEMIALLKESSLVSTIGVVDMMRASQTVMNVTYLAFEPFIIVALMYYVLVMILTSFANVLEGRLRKNDRN; from the coding sequence ATGAACGAATTATTAAAAAAACAAATTTTAAAATTTTTAGCAATGTTAATTGTATTTGTAGGATTTTTTACAAATACTATTGCTGAAAATAAAAAAACTTTTGAAGGAAAACATTTTGTAATGGCAACAAGTGCTAATTTTCCACCATTAGAATATGTTACCTTAGATGAAAATGGACAAAATAAAGTAGTGGGATTTGATGTAGATTTAGCAACAGCTTTATCAGAAGAATTAGGATTTACTTATGAGATAATGAATACACAATTTAGTAGTTTAATAGGAGGACTACAAAGTAAAAGGGTAGATTTCATAATTTCAGGAATGTCACCAACAGAAGAGAGAAAGAAAAGTGTAGATTTTACAAATGGATATTTCTTTCCAAAAATAGCAATAATATCATTAAAAGGAGATAAAGAATATTCAACATTAAAAAGTTTAGAAGGTAAAAAAATAGCTACAACATTTGGAACAAATTATGAAAAAATAGCTCAAGGTGTAAAGGGAGCAGAATTAGTATCTTTAGAAAATAGTGTAGTAGCAGTACAAGAAGTATTAAGTGGACGTGTAGAAGGAGCTATAGTAGATGGACGTCATGCAGTAGAATTTGTAAAAGAACAACCTAAATTAACATATCATATATTATCAGAAAAAGAATCGCCAGCAAGTAATTCATCATTTGCAATAGCATGTCAAAAAGATTCTCCATTAACAGAAGAATTTAATAAAGCATTAGTAACATTAAAAGAAAATGGAAAATTAAGTGAAATAGCAAAAAAATGGTTAGGAGAAGAAGGAGAAAGTTTTATAACAAATCTTAAAGCAAAACCATTATCAGGAAAACATTTAATAATGGCAGTTAATGCTACTTTTCCACCTTTTGAATCAGTAGAATTAAATGAAGATGGAAAAGAAGAAATAATAGGTTTTGATATGGATATAGCAAAACTTTTATCAGAAAAATTAGGATTTACTTATGAAGTAAATAATATGGAGTTTAGTGGTTTAGTAGGAGCATTACAAAGTAAAAGAGCTGATTTTGTTTTATCAGGAATATCTCCTACAGAAGAAAGAAAAGAGAATATAGATTTTACAAAAGATTATTTTTATCCAAAAACAGCTATAATTTGTTTAAAAGATAAAAATTTATATTCATTAAAAAAATTAGAAGGTAAAAAAATAGCAACAACATTTGGAACAAATTATGCTAATATAGCTGAAAGAGTTAAAGATGGAAAAGTTACATTACTAAATAGCAGTCCTTTAGTAATGCAAGAATTATTAAATGAAAGAGTTGATGCAGCTATAATAGATGCTTCACAAGCTTCTGAATTTATGAAAAAATATAATAATTTAGAGTTTCATGTTCTTCCAGAATCAGAAGTAAAATCTACAGATTCTTATGCTATTGGATGTCAAAAAGGCTCTGAATTAGTAGAAATATTTAATAAAGCTTTAACAGAATTAGAAGAATCTGGAGAAATAGAAAAATTAGTTGTAAAATGGATGGGAGAAGAATTTACAAAAGTAAATGAAAGTAGTAAAATAGATGAAGTTTCAGATAATAATGAAATAAAAGATGAAGGATTAAAATTACATTTTGGAAGAGTATTAGAATATAAAAAATTATTTGTAAATGGTTTAGTAATTTCATTGAAATTTACTCTTCTTTCAGCAGTGGCTGGAATTGTATTAGGAACAATTTTAGCTTTAGTAAAAGTTTCTAAAATAAAACCTCTTCAAATATTTGCAAATATTTATACATCAGTATTTAGAGGAACACCATTATTAGTACAACTATTCTTAGTATATTTTGCTACACCTCAACTTATAGGATATAAAATCCCAACTCTTAATGCAGCTGTAATAACATTTGGATTAAACTCAGCAGCTTATGTTTCAGAAATATTAAGAGGAGGAATTCAATCTATAGATAGAGGACAATATGAAGCAGCAATGGCTTTAGGAGTACCATATTATAAAATGATGAAAGATATTGTAATTCCTCAAGCTGTAAAAGTAGTTTTACCAGGATTAGTAAATGAAATGATAGCTTTATTAAAAGAATCATCTTTGGTTTCTACAATAGGAGTTGTTGATATGATGCGTGCTTCACAAACTGTAATGAATGTTACATATTTAGCCTTTGAGCCATTCATAATAGTTGCTTTAATGTATTATGTTTTAGTTATGATTTTAACAAGTTTTGCAAATGTATTAGAAGGGAGATTAAGAAAAAATGATAGAAATTAA
- a CDS encoding aspartate/glutamate racemase family protein, with protein sequence MKLKIINPDAGLTRKELDERIKILKTVVRKDTIISMDCPKNGNIEIDSKTDVYLASGEIIKIAIEAEKEGYDVVAIYCLSDPAIEACRELLKIPVIGGGQCSLQIACGLGYSFSIITTFDRRIPEKKEFVRNSGVDFTRLCSIRSINTSLENIHKDKKNLKKLLLETSKKVIEDGAEVIILGCLSFLGMAEEISKELNIPVIDPAFNLVLMAELIYYQKLAHSKVSYPFPEEKNRSWGNGNI encoded by the coding sequence ATGAAATTAAAAATTATTAATCCAGATGCTGGACTAACAAGAAAAGAGCTAGATGAAAGGATAAAAATATTAAAAACTGTAGTAAGAAAAGATACGATTATTTCTATGGATTGTCCTAAAAATGGGAATATTGAAATTGATTCTAAAACAGATGTATATTTAGCTTCTGGAGAAATAATAAAAATAGCTATTGAAGCAGAAAAAGAAGGGTATGATGTAGTAGCTATTTATTGTTTAAGTGACCCAGCTATTGAAGCATGTAGAGAATTATTAAAAATTCCTGTAATTGGAGGAGGACAGTGTTCTTTACAAATAGCTTGTGGATTAGGATATTCTTTTTCAATAATAACCACATTTGATAGAAGAATTCCTGAAAAAAAAGAATTTGTGAGAAATTCAGGAGTAGATTTTACAAGACTTTGTTCTATTAGAAGTATAAATACTTCATTGGAAAATATACATAAAGATAAAAAAAATTTAAAAAAACTTTTACTAGAAACTAGTAAAAAAGTAATAGAAGATGGAGCAGAAGTTATAATATTAGGATGTTTAAGTTTTTTAGGAATGGCAGAAGAAATATCAAAAGAATTGAATATTCCAGTTATAGATCCAGCTTTTAATTTAGTTTTAATGGCAGAGTTAATATATTATCAAAAATTAGCCCATAGTAAAGTCTCATATCCATTTCCAGAAGAGAAAAATCGTTCTTGGGGAAATGGTAATATATAA
- a CDS encoding YchJ family protein: MANPKTALELMQARYEAYVQGDIDFIKKTHDPKTAKGINWKDAEEWSKNSLWFGLEIIETIRGTQFDTDGIVEFKAFYKDKISGKEFIHHERSYFVKKGRHWYYKG; this comes from the coding sequence ATGGCAAATCCAAAAACTGCTCTTGAGCTTATGCAAGCTAGATACGAAGCTTATGTTCAAGGAGATATAGATTTTATAAAGAAGACTCATGATCCAAAAACTGCTAAAGGAATTAATTGGAAAGATGCTGAAGAATGGTCTAAAAATTCTCTTTGGTTTGGACTTGAAATTATTGAAACTATAAGAGGTACTCAATTTGATACTGATGGTATTGTTGAATTTAAAGCTTTTTACAAGGATAAAATATCTGGTAAAGAATTTATTCATCATGAGAGAAGTTACTTTGTAAAAAAAGGTAGACATTGGTATTATAAAGGTTGA
- the guaB gene encoding IMP dehydrogenase, translated as MNGKIVKEAITFDDVLLIPAESHVLPQDIDLKTKLTKNITLNVPIVSAAMDTVTEADLAIALARQGGLGFIHKNMTIEEQAKEVDKVKRNESGMIQNPITLTKDKTLGDADDLMGQYKISGLPVVEEDGKLIGIITNRDLKYRKDYDTLIEDVMTKENLITAPVGTTLDQAKEILLSNRIEKLPIVDEKGYLKGLITIKDIDKIVEYPNACKDEHGRLRVGAAVGIGNDTLERVKALVEAGVDVITMDSAHGHSAGVIRRVREIREAFPNLNLIAGNIVTAEAALALIEAGVDAVKVGIGPGSICTTRVVAGVGVPQLTAVNDVYQVCKDRGIGVIADGGIKLSGDIVKALASGADCVMLGGILAGTKEAPGEEIIYEGRRYKVYVGMGSLAAMKRGSKDRYFQNDAKKLVPEGIEGRIAYRGDLKDVVFQLCGGIRAGMGYCGTPTIKDLQLNGKFVKITGAGLKESHPHDIQITKEAPNYSSK; from the coding sequence ATGAATGGAAAAATAGTTAAGGAAGCTATTACTTTTGATGATGTATTGTTAATACCAGCAGAGTCACATGTATTACCACAAGATATTGATTTAAAAACAAAACTTACTAAAAATATTACATTAAATGTACCAATAGTTAGTGCTGCTATGGATACTGTTACAGAGGCTGATTTAGCCATAGCTCTAGCTAGACAAGGTGGACTTGGATTTATTCATAAAAATATGACAATTGAAGAACAAGCTAAAGAAGTAGATAAAGTAAAAAGAAATGAAAGTGGAATGATTCAAAATCCTATTACATTAACTAAAGATAAAACTTTAGGAGATGCTGATGATTTAATGGGGCAATATAAAATTTCTGGATTACCTGTTGTAGAAGAAGATGGAAAATTAATAGGTATAATCACAAACAGAGATTTAAAATATAGAAAAGATTATGATACATTAATAGAAGATGTAATGACAAAAGAAAATTTAATTACAGCTCCTGTTGGAACTACTTTAGACCAAGCAAAAGAAATCTTATTATCTAATAGAATAGAAAAATTACCTATCGTTGATGAAAAAGGATATTTAAAAGGATTAATTACAATAAAAGATATAGATAAAATTGTTGAATATCCAAATGCTTGTAAAGATGAACATGGAAGATTAAGAGTAGGAGCAGCTGTTGGAATTGGAAATGATACTTTAGAAAGAGTTAAAGCTTTAGTAGAAGCTGGAGTTGACGTAATTACAATGGATTCAGCTCATGGACATTCAGCTGGAGTTATTAGAAGAGTTAGAGAAATAAGAGAAGCTTTTCCTAATTTAAATTTAATAGCTGGAAATATAGTTACAGCTGAAGCTGCTCTTGCTTTAATAGAGGCTGGAGTTGATGCTGTAAAAGTTGGAATTGGACCTGGTTCTATTTGTACAACAAGAGTTGTAGCTGGAGTTGGAGTACCTCAATTAACAGCTGTAAATGATGTGTATCAAGTATGTAAAGATAGAGGAATTGGAGTTATAGCTGACGGAGGAATTAAACTTTCTGGAGATATAGTTAAAGCTTTAGCTTCAGGAGCTGACTGTGTAATGTTAGGAGGAATTTTAGCTGGGACTAAAGAAGCTCCAGGAGAAGAAATTATATATGAAGGAAGAAGATATAAAGTTTATGTTGGAATGGGTTCTTTAGCAGCTATGAAGAGAGGTTCTAAAGATAGATATTTCCAAAATGATGCTAAAAAATTAGTTCCAGAAGGAATCGAAGGAAGAATTGCTTATAGAGGAGATTTAAAAGACGTAGTATTCCAATTATGTGGAGGAATCAGAGCAGGTATGGGATACTGTGGAACTCCTACAATAAAAGATTTACAATTAAATGGAAAATTTGTTAAAATAACAGGAGCAGGATTAAAAGAAAGTCATCCTCATGATATCCAAATAACTAAAGAAGCGCCTAACTATTCATCAAAATAG
- the purD gene encoding phosphoribosylamine--glycine ligase, whose product MKVLVIGKGGREHALAWKINQSPLVEKVYVAPGNPGIEEFGVNVNIKDNDIEGLVKFALEEKIDLTVVGPETTLALGVADAFEEKGLKIFGPKKDVARLESSKDFAKKIMEKYNVPTGAYKTFDNKKDALEYVNKKGAPIVIKEDGLKAGKGVTVAMKIEEAYEALDIAFDIPGNRVVIEDYLDGFEFSLIALAHNDKVIPLEIGQDHKRVFDGDKGPNTGGMGVYSPVKRVTKDIIEASVNEIIRPTLKGLVEEGLPFTGFIFAGIMDTKDGVKTIEFNARFGDPEAEAILPRMESDLVQLILDIMDNKETPVEWKETTTCGVVMASEGYPASSTSNAEIIISNDIKSQIFHMGTKIENGKLLTNGGRVLIVVGEGKNLQEAMKNAYDDVEKIKCEKLFFRRDIGAKDMI is encoded by the coding sequence ATGAAAGTATTAGTTATAGGAAAAGGTGGAAGAGAACATGCTCTTGCTTGGAAAATAAATCAAAGTCCACTAGTTGAAAAAGTATATGTAGCTCCAGGAAATCCAGGGATTGAAGAATTTGGAGTAAATGTAAATATAAAAGATAATGATATCGAAGGATTAGTAAAATTTGCTTTAGAAGAAAAAATAGATTTAACAGTTGTAGGACCTGAAACAACTTTGGCTTTAGGTGTGGCTGATGCCTTTGAAGAAAAAGGTTTAAAAATATTTGGACCTAAAAAAGATGTGGCAAGACTTGAAAGTAGTAAAGATTTTGCTAAAAAAATCATGGAAAAATATAATGTTCCTACAGGGGCTTATAAAACTTTTGACAATAAAAAAGATGCTTTAGAGTATGTAAATAAAAAAGGGGCTCCTATTGTTATAAAAGAAGATGGGTTAAAAGCTGGAAAAGGTGTAACTGTAGCTATGAAAATAGAAGAGGCTTATGAAGCTTTAGATATAGCCTTTGATATTCCAGGAAATAGAGTTGTAATAGAAGATTATCTTGACGGATTTGAATTTTCTCTTATAGCTTTAGCTCATAATGATAAAGTTATTCCATTAGAAATTGGACAAGACCATAAAAGAGTTTTTGATGGAGATAAAGGACCTAATACAGGTGGAATGGGAGTTTATTCTCCAGTAAAAAGAGTTACAAAAGATATTATTGAAGCAAGTGTAAATGAAATTATAAGACCTACTTTAAAAGGACTTGTAGAAGAGGGGCTACCATTTACAGGATTTATTTTTGCTGGAATTATGGACACAAAAGATGGGGTTAAAACTATAGAATTTAATGCTAGATTTGGAGACCCAGAAGCTGAGGCAATTTTACCTAGAATGGAAAGTGATTTAGTTCAACTTATACTTGATATAATGGATAATAAAGAAACTCCTGTTGAGTGGAAGGAAACAACTACTTGTGGAGTAGTAATGGCTTCAGAAGGATATCCAGCAAGTTCTACATCAAATGCCGAAATTATAATATCAAATGATATAAAATCTCAAATTTTCCATATGGGAACAAAAATAGAAAATGGAAAACTTTTAACAAATGGTGGAAGAGTTTTAATAGTTGTTGGAGAAGGAAAAAATTTACAAGAAGCTATGAAAAATGCCTATGATGATGTTGAAAAAATAAAATGTGAAAAATTATTTTTTAGACGTGACATAGGTGCTAAAGATATGATATAA
- the purH gene encoding bifunctional phosphoribosylaminoimidazolecarboxamide formyltransferase/IMP cyclohydrolase produces MKRALISVSDKTGIVEFAKELVTLGYEIISTGGTKKSLDEAGIKTLGISDITKFPEMMDGRVKTLHPNVHGGLLCVRDNPEHMKDLVDNHIELIDMVVVNLYPFKETLKKGGTHEELIENIDIGGPSMLRSAAKNHKFVTVCVDPADYQRVLDEIKEHGDTTLEFRCELAAKVFRTTAAYDSLIAGYLTSKLGIEYPEKLTLNYEKVQDLRYGENPHQSAAFYASPMTGYSLASAKQLHGKELSYNNIQDANGAIEILREFLNSGKKAVVAVKHTNPCGVGIGDTLKEAWDRAYTADPISIFGGIVAVNDIIDVDVANELHKLFLEIVIAPGFTDKALEILMAKKNIRLMTLDITKEIYNKKKVVGVNDGILIQDIDFGEITADDLVCVTETQPTKEDIEELLFGWKVVKNVKSNAIVVSKNNQTLGVGAGQMNRVGAAKIALEQAGEKSRGAYLSSDAFFPMPDTVQLAIEYGIKAIIQPGGSIKDQLSIDECNKHGIAMVFTKMRHFKH; encoded by the coding sequence ATGAAAAGAGCTTTAATAAGCGTTTCAGATAAAACAGGAATAGTTGAATTTGCAAAAGAATTAGTTACTTTAGGATATGAAATAATATCAACAGGTGGAACAAAAAAATCTTTAGATGAAGCAGGAATAAAAACTTTAGGAATTTCTGATATAACAAAATTCCCTGAAATGATGGATGGTAGAGTAAAAACTTTACATCCAAATGTACATGGAGGACTTCTTTGTGTAAGAGATAATCCAGAGCATATGAAAGACTTAGTAGATAATCATATCGAATTAATAGATATGGTTGTAGTAAATCTATATCCATTTAAAGAAACTCTTAAAAAAGGTGGAACTCACGAAGAATTAATTGAAAATATAGATATTGGTGGTCCAAGTATGTTAAGGTCAGCAGCTAAAAATCATAAATTTGTAACTGTTTGTGTTGACCCAGCTGATTATCAAAGAGTATTAGATGAGATAAAAGAACATGGAGATACAACTTTAGAGTTTAGATGTGAATTAGCAGCTAAAGTATTTAGAACTACAGCAGCTTATGACTCTTTAATAGCTGGATATTTAACTTCTAAATTAGGAATTGAATATCCAGAAAAATTAACTTTAAATTATGAAAAAGTTCAAGATTTAAGATATGGAGAAAATCCTCATCAATCAGCTGCTTTCTATGCCTCTCCTATGACAGGATATTCTTTAGCAAGTGCAAAACAATTACATGGAAAAGAATTATCATATAATAATATTCAAGACGCTAATGGAGCTATTGAAATTTTAAGAGAATTTTTAAATTCTGGTAAAAAAGCTGTAGTAGCTGTAAAACATACAAATCCTTGTGGAGTTGGAATAGGAGATACATTAAAAGAAGCTTGGGATAGAGCTTATACAGCTGACCCTATTTCTATATTTGGAGGAATTGTAGCTGTTAATGATATTATAGATGTAGATGTAGCAAATGAATTACATAAATTATTCTTGGAGATAGTAATAGCTCCTGGATTTACAGATAAAGCTTTAGAAATATTAATGGCTAAAAAAAATATAAGACTTATGACTTTAGATATTACAAAAGAAATTTATAATAAGAAAAAAGTAGTTGGAGTTAATGATGGAATACTTATCCAAGATATAGACTTTGGAGAAATAACAGCTGATGACTTAGTTTGTGTTACTGAAACACAACCAACTAAAGAGGATATTGAAGAATTATTATTTGGATGGAAAGTTGTAAAAAATGTAAAATCTAATGCTATAGTTGTAAGTAAAAATAATCAAACTTTAGGTGTTGGAGCTGGACAAATGAATAGGGTAGGGGCAGCTAAGATAGCCTTAGAACAAGCTGGAGAGAAATCTCGTGGGGCTTACTTATCATCTGATGCTTTCTTCCCAATGCCAGATACTGTTCAATTAGCAATAGAATATGGAATAAAAGCAATAATTCAACCTGGTGGTTCTATAAAAGACCAACTTTCAATAGATGAATGTAATAAACATGGTATAGCTATGGTATTCACAAAAATGAGACATTTCAAACATTAA
- the purN gene encoding phosphoribosylglycinamide formyltransferase codes for MVRVAVFASGNGGNFQSIVETSRNYEEKLYSVELLIVDKESAYAIERAKKLGVPCYVVLPKTFPSKKEYEEKIIEILKENNIDLIALAGYMRIISPVLLNEYRDKIINIHPAYLPNFPGKDGIGDAFRAGAKETGVTIHYVDEGVDSGKIIYQEKLVIEKDWDLEKLEEEIHKIEHRIYPETLKNLCKNF; via the coding sequence ATGGTAAGAGTAGCTGTATTTGCTTCTGGAAATGGTGGAAATTTCCAAAGTATAGTTGAAACAAGTAGAAACTATGAAGAAAAACTTTACTCTGTAGAACTTTTAATAGTTGATAAAGAGTCAGCTTATGCAATAGAAAGAGCAAAAAAATTAGGAGTACCATGTTATGTGGTACTTCCTAAAACTTTTCCTTCAAAGAAAGAATATGAAGAAAAAATAATAGAAATTTTAAAAGAAAATAATATAGATTTAATAGCTTTAGCTGGTTATATGAGAATAATATCTCCAGTATTATTAAATGAGTATAGAGATAAAATTATAAATATTCACCCAGCTTATTTACCAAATTTCCCTGGAAAAGATGGTATAGGAGATGCTTTTAGAGCTGGAGCTAAAGAAACAGGAGTTACTATTCACTATGTAGATGAAGGTGTAGATAGTGGAAAGATAATTTATCAAGAAAAATTAGTAATTGAAAAAGATTGGGATTTAGAAAAATTAGAAGAAGAGATTCATAAAATAGAGCATAGAATTTATCCAGAAACATTAAAAAATTTATGTAAAAATTTTTAG
- the purM gene encoding phosphoribosylformylglycinamidine cyclo-ligase: MSKEYMENNMSSQKYMESGVNLEAGYESVRRIKSHVARTKVKGVIDSIGAFGGMFDLSALGYKEPVLISGTDGVGTKLMLAFKMDKHDTIGQDVVAMCVNDVLVQGAMPIFFLDYVAVGKNFPEQIEQIVKGVADGCELSECGLIGGETAEMPDMYEVGDYDLAGFCVGVVEKSKLITGEKVKKGNKVIGLPSTGVHSNGFSLVRKIVMKDNQLDLNGYKDVFDGKSLGETLLTPTRIYVKTIKKLLQEVEVNGMCHITGGGFYENVPRIIPEGLQAKLDTKVIDTPKIFKFLQEVGQIPKEEMYNVFNMGIGFMIVVDEDKVEKTMEVLKSLGEKPVLLGEIVEGKEGVDLVW; encoded by the coding sequence ATGAGTAAAGAATATATGGAAAACAATATGAGCAGCCAAAAATACATGGAATCAGGAGTAAACTTAGAGGCTGGATATGAATCAGTTAGAAGAATAAAATCTCATGTAGCAAGAACAAAAGTTAAAGGTGTAATAGATAGTATCGGAGCTTTTGGAGGAATGTTTGATTTATCAGCTTTAGGATATAAAGAACCTGTATTAATAAGTGGAACTGATGGTGTTGGAACAAAATTAATGTTAGCATTCAAAATGGATAAACATGACACAATAGGACAAGACGTTGTAGCTATGTGTGTAAATGATGTATTAGTTCAAGGAGCTATGCCAATATTTTTCTTAGATTATGTTGCTGTAGGTAAAAACTTCCCAGAACAAATAGAGCAAATTGTAAAAGGTGTAGCTGATGGTTGTGAACTTTCAGAATGTGGATTAATTGGTGGAGAAACTGCTGAAATGCCAGATATGTATGAAGTTGGAGATTATGATTTAGCTGGATTCTGTGTTGGAGTTGTAGAAAAATCAAAATTAATAACAGGAGAAAAAGTTAAAAAAGGAAATAAAGTAATAGGACTTCCTTCAACTGGAGTTCATTCAAATGGATTCTCTCTTGTTAGAAAAATAGTTATGAAAGATAATCAATTAGATTTAAATGGATATAAAGATGTATTTGATGGAAAATCTTTAGGAGAAACTTTACTTACTCCTACAAGAATATATGTAAAAACTATCAAAAAACTTTTACAAGAAGTTGAAGTTAACGGAATGTGTCATATAACAGGTGGAGGATTCTATGAAAATGTACCTAGAATTATACCTGAAGGATTACAAGCGAAATTAGATACAAAAGTAATTGATACTCCAAAAATCTTTAAATTCTTACAAGAAGTAGGACAAATACCAAAAGAAGAGATGTACAATGTATTTAACATGGGTATTGGATTTATGATAGTTGTTGATGAAGATAAAGTTGAAAAAACTATGGAAGTTTTAAAATCTTTAGGAGAAAAACCTGTATTATTAGGAGAAATAGTAGAAGGTAAAGAGGGAGTAGACTTAGTATGGTAA